One region of Candidatus Nanopelagicales bacterium genomic DNA includes:
- the ftsZ gene encoding cell division protein FtsZ: MGGDFVVAAPQNYLAIIKVVGIGGGGVNAVNRMIEVGLKGVEFIAINTDAQALLMSDADVKLDIGRDLTRGLGAGADPVVGQQAAEDHADEIEEVLKGADMVFVTAGEGGGTGTGGAPVIARTARSLGALTIGVVTRPFGFEGRRRSTQAETGIEALRGEVDTLIVIPNDRLLSLTDRQISVIDAFRQADHVLLQGVSGITDLITTPGLINLDFADVKSVMQGAGSALMGIGSSRGEDRAIAAAECAISSPLLEASIEGAHGVLMSIAGGSDLGLFEINGAARLVAEAAHPDSNIIFGTVIDDTLGDEVRVTVIAAGFDGGMPKSRSEVASERISLPDSDTVGVSRSGAREVREPAYATGVPAGSGGTPVEPRRIVFDAVDDDLDIPDFLK, encoded by the coding sequence ATGGGAGGGGACTTCGTCGTGGCAGCTCCGCAGAACTATCTAGCCATAATCAAAGTCGTAGGAATCGGGGGCGGTGGCGTCAACGCCGTGAATCGGATGATTGAGGTTGGGCTCAAGGGCGTTGAGTTCATCGCGATCAACACCGATGCTCAGGCACTGCTGATGAGTGACGCTGATGTCAAGTTGGACATAGGGCGTGATTTGACGCGGGGGCTCGGGGCTGGGGCTGATCCGGTTGTGGGACAGCAGGCAGCTGAAGATCACGCCGACGAGATCGAGGAAGTGCTCAAGGGCGCCGACATGGTGTTCGTCACCGCCGGCGAGGGCGGTGGAACCGGTACCGGTGGCGCCCCAGTTATCGCGCGCACCGCTCGCAGTCTTGGGGCACTCACCATCGGAGTTGTGACCCGTCCCTTCGGGTTCGAGGGCAGGCGGCGCAGCACCCAGGCCGAGACCGGCATTGAGGCGCTTCGCGGTGAAGTCGACACTTTGATAGTCATCCCGAATGACCGCCTGCTGTCTCTGACGGATCGTCAGATCAGCGTCATCGACGCTTTCCGCCAGGCGGACCACGTTCTTCTGCAGGGAGTTTCTGGAATCACGGACCTGATCACGACGCCCGGACTGATCAACCTCGACTTCGCGGACGTGAAGTCGGTGATGCAGGGTGCGGGATCTGCGCTGATGGGGATCGGTTCTTCCAGGGGCGAGGATCGCGCGATCGCCGCCGCCGAGTGTGCCATCTCAAGCCCGCTGCTCGAAGCGAGCATCGAGGGAGCTCACGGAGTGCTCATGTCGATAGCGGGCGGAAGCGATCTTGGGCTGTTCGAGATCAATGGGGCGGCTCGCCTCGTTGCCGAGGCAGCGCATCCGGACTCGAACATTATCTTCGGAACGGTCATCGACGACACTTTGGGCGACGAGGTCCGAGTGACAGTGATCGCAGCCGGATTCGACGGCGGCATGCCGAAGTCCCGTTCCGAAGTCGCGTCCGAGAGGATCAGTCTTCCGGACTCAGACACGGTCGGTGTTTCCCGGTCTGGCGCCCGCGAGGTGCGGGAGCCGGCGTATGCCACTGGGGTGCCAGCGGGAAGCGGCGGGACACCCGTGGAGCCCAGGCGGATCGTGTTCGACGCTGTGGATGATGACCTGGACATCCCTGACTTCCTGAAGTGA
- a CDS encoding YggS family pyridoxal phosphate-dependent enzyme: MTLDVRDDLAVGLERTRSRIMAAANACGRDAGEVTLIAVTKTWSASHVRHLARLGVRDFGENRDQEARTKAEACADLDINWHFVGQLQRNKASSVVRYADFVHSVDRVPLCRALDSAAAKVGRRIKVFAQVNLQAGPQSARTGRGGANADDLERVCAAVRSAQHLDLIGLMAVPPLGQDPADAYKRLAVLRQSVLRDFPEAACLSAGMSSDIELAIRAGATHVRVGTAVCGYRENVR, from the coding sequence GTGACGCTTGATGTCAGAGATGATCTCGCAGTAGGCCTGGAGCGTACTCGGAGCCGTATCATGGCCGCCGCCAATGCGTGCGGGAGAGATGCGGGGGAGGTGACACTGATCGCTGTCACCAAGACCTGGTCCGCTAGCCACGTCAGACACCTGGCGAGGCTGGGAGTTCGCGATTTCGGGGAGAATCGGGACCAGGAGGCTCGCACGAAAGCCGAGGCGTGTGCCGATCTGGACATCAACTGGCATTTCGTCGGACAGTTGCAGCGCAACAAGGCCTCGTCGGTGGTTCGGTACGCGGACTTCGTTCACTCGGTCGACCGGGTACCGCTGTGCCGGGCTCTCGACTCGGCCGCAGCCAAGGTTGGACGACGTATCAAGGTATTCGCGCAGGTGAATCTGCAGGCTGGCCCGCAGTCAGCCCGCACCGGACGGGGTGGCGCCAACGCCGATGATCTAGAGCGCGTGTGCGCCGCTGTGCGGTCCGCGCAGCACCTGGATCTGATCGGCTTGATGGCCGTGCCGCCGTTGGGTCAGGACCCTGCGGATGCGTACAAGCGTCTGGCTGTTCTGCGGCAGTCGGTTCTGCGGGACTTTCCGGAGGCGGCGTGCCTGTCGGCCGGGATGAGTAGCGATATCGAGTTGGCGATCCGCGCGGGTGCGACACACGTGCGGGTTGGCACGGCGGTGTGCGGGTATCGAGAGAATGTCAGGTAA
- a CDS encoding cell division protein SepF codes for MATAMKRLGVYLGLVEDEPGYDGYDNGQDGRGFGYSDSGSSSASAALATATQSLEPVDLRKPARSPAVAPVDPYSIHTIHPRSYNDARRIGEEFRAGSPVIMNLTEMDDSDAKRIVDFAAGLVFAMRGSIERVTQKVFLLSPANVDVRDAPAVRQARDGFFNQS; via the coding sequence ATGGCGACAGCGATGAAGCGGCTAGGTGTGTACCTCGGACTTGTCGAGGACGAGCCTGGCTACGACGGATACGACAACGGGCAGGATGGCCGCGGGTTCGGCTACTCCGATTCCGGGTCTAGCTCGGCTAGCGCCGCGTTGGCGACCGCGACGCAGAGTCTGGAACCGGTCGATCTGCGCAAGCCAGCCAGGTCCCCGGCTGTCGCTCCGGTCGACCCCTACAGCATTCACACGATCCATCCGCGCTCATACAATGACGCGCGGCGGATCGGCGAGGAGTTCCGCGCCGGGTCACCCGTGATCATGAACCTCACCGAGATGGATGACTCCGACGCCAAGCGCATCGTCGATTTCGCCGCTGGCTTGGTCTTCGCGATGCGAGGAAGCATCGAGCGGGTCACTCAGAAGGTGTTTCTGCTTTCGCCAGCCAACGTGGATGTCCGAGATGCCCCGGCTGTGCGCCAGGCACGGGATGGCTTCTTCAACCAGAGCTGA
- a CDS encoding YggT family protein has product MPQIAGLLATLLWLYMLVLIGRLIFEWVQVFARNWKPSGVLLVIAEAIYTVTDPPLRVIRKFLPPIRIGQVALDLSFLVLIVLLGVVVSVLSAFAAA; this is encoded by the coding sequence TTGCCACAGATCGCCGGCCTTCTGGCCACACTGCTGTGGCTGTACATGTTGGTATTGATAGGCCGATTGATCTTCGAGTGGGTTCAGGTCTTCGCGCGAAATTGGAAGCCGAGCGGGGTTCTGCTAGTGATAGCTGAGGCTATCTACACGGTGACCGACCCACCTCTGCGAGTGATTCGCAAGTTCCTTCCACCGATTAGAATCGGTCAGGTTGCCCTGGATCTGTCGTTCCTAGTGCTGATCGTGCTGCTGGGAGTCGTCGTTTCGGTCCTGTCGGCTTTCGCCGCCGCATAG
- the ileS gene encoding isoleucine--tRNA ligase produces MYREMPARIDDVAAMEKGILDFWRQEDIFRKSLAKTSGAQRWVFYEGPPTANGTPGTHHVEARVFKDVFPRHRTMKGYHVPRRAGWDCHGLPVELAVEKELGFSGKEDIEEYGVAAFNAKCRESVLRHVDQFEAMTHRMGYWVDLDAAYWTMDSSYVESVWWSIKEIFDKGLLVQDHRVAPYCPRCGTGLSDHELAQGYETVVDPSVYVRFPVLDAKWQERFPGLNLLVWTTTPWTLVSNTAVAAKPDAEYVVVRTTDGEVLLVAAALADRVVADTATELARFRGSELERIRYQPPFSLVDVPDAHYITNGEYVTTDDGTGLVHIAPAFGADDLAVARDYDLPVVNPVLPDGHFRPDLPLVGGVFFKKADAQLVADLDERGLLFAHVPYEHAYPHCWRCHTPLLYYAQPSWYIRTTAIKTELLNQNENTNWYPESIKWGRYGDWLNNNVDWALSRDRYWGTPLPIWRCPDAHMVAVGSLAELSELSGRDLSSLDPHRPFVDEVTIPCPDCSGTASRVPEVIDCWYDSGAMPFAQWGYRPLPHEVGEKGEGYPHRQRSEFSESYPADFICEAIDQTRGWFYTLMAIGTLVFNQSPYRNVLCLGHILDEEGRKMSKHLGNVLDPIPLMDEHGADAVRWFMLASGSPWQARRVGHKAIAEVGRKTFATYWSTVSFQVLYARASGWDPASADQAPPVSQRHVLDRWALARAHRMTAEVDAALERFDSQSAGRELACFIDDLSNWYVRRSRRRFWVGDPASLSTLHDCLRLLTLAMAPLAPFITERLWQDLFRLPGHPESVHLALWPEVDRSALDDELIAHMRLVRRLVELGRTARGESGIGTRQPLRTALIGAAGWHDLPDELRAQVAEELNCVGIGALSDAGQDLVRTTIKPNFRSLGQRFSKDTQAVANAIRSSDPAALANALQTSGQAEVSVESLGPVAITADDVITTETPLEGWAVASSDGDTVALDLRLTGDLIRAGVARYFIRMAQEARKSSGLDVSDRITLVWNSDDPTVAASVDEHRENISAEVLATDLKQGTCEGPGFPSTEPEFTIWVQRQ; encoded by the coding sequence ATGTATCGCGAGATGCCCGCGCGTATCGATGACGTGGCCGCCATGGAGAAGGGGATCCTGGACTTCTGGCGCCAAGAAGACATCTTCCGCAAGTCACTGGCCAAGACATCTGGAGCGCAGCGTTGGGTGTTCTACGAGGGACCGCCTACAGCCAACGGAACTCCAGGCACGCACCACGTCGAAGCTCGTGTCTTCAAGGACGTATTCCCGCGTCATCGCACGATGAAGGGATACCACGTTCCGCGCCGGGCTGGCTGGGACTGCCACGGGCTGCCGGTCGAACTCGCGGTCGAGAAAGAACTGGGTTTCTCGGGCAAGGAGGACATCGAAGAGTACGGAGTCGCCGCGTTCAACGCCAAATGCCGCGAATCCGTCCTGCGCCACGTGGACCAGTTCGAAGCCATGACCCATCGGATGGGCTACTGGGTCGACCTCGACGCGGCGTACTGGACCATGGACTCCTCATACGTCGAGTCGGTGTGGTGGTCCATAAAGGAGATCTTCGACAAGGGGCTGCTCGTCCAGGACCACCGGGTCGCGCCCTACTGCCCGCGTTGCGGCACAGGGCTTTCGGACCACGAACTCGCGCAGGGCTACGAAACGGTCGTCGATCCGTCCGTCTACGTTCGCTTCCCCGTGCTCGACGCCAAGTGGCAGGAGCGATTCCCAGGGCTCAACCTGCTGGTGTGGACGACGACCCCCTGGACCCTAGTGTCGAACACCGCCGTCGCCGCGAAGCCGGACGCGGAGTATGTGGTCGTTCGCACGACCGATGGCGAGGTGCTGCTTGTCGCCGCCGCCCTAGCGGATCGGGTAGTCGCAGACACCGCCACCGAGCTCGCCCGGTTCCGGGGCTCTGAACTGGAGCGCATCAGATACCAGCCCCCCTTCTCGCTCGTCGACGTGCCAGACGCGCACTACATAACCAACGGCGAGTACGTCACTACCGATGACGGAACCGGATTGGTCCACATCGCCCCAGCCTTCGGAGCGGACGACCTCGCCGTCGCCCGGGACTACGACCTGCCCGTCGTCAATCCCGTACTGCCTGACGGTCACTTCCGCCCAGACCTGCCGCTTGTGGGCGGCGTCTTCTTCAAGAAGGCGGACGCCCAGCTCGTCGCTGACCTGGACGAGCGCGGCCTGCTTTTCGCCCACGTCCCCTACGAGCACGCTTACCCCCACTGCTGGCGCTGCCACACGCCGCTGCTCTACTACGCGCAGCCTTCCTGGTACATACGCACGACGGCAATCAAGACTGAGCTCCTGAACCAGAACGAGAACACGAACTGGTACCCCGAATCGATCAAGTGGGGTCGTTACGGCGACTGGCTCAACAACAACGTCGACTGGGCACTGTCCAGGGATCGGTACTGGGGCACTCCTCTGCCGATCTGGCGGTGCCCCGATGCGCACATGGTCGCGGTCGGCTCACTGGCCGAACTATCCGAACTATCGGGGCGAGATCTGTCGTCACTCGACCCACACCGCCCCTTCGTCGATGAGGTGACGATCCCGTGCCCCGACTGCTCAGGTACGGCTTCGCGAGTGCCCGAAGTAATCGACTGCTGGTACGACTCCGGCGCGATGCCCTTCGCCCAGTGGGGGTACCGCCCGCTCCCCCACGAAGTGGGGGAGAAGGGGGAGGGGTATCCGCACCGGCAACGGTCTGAATTCTCCGAAAGCTACCCAGCGGACTTCATCTGCGAGGCGATCGACCAGACCAGAGGCTGGTTCTACACGCTCATGGCCATCGGAACCCTGGTGTTCAATCAGTCCCCCTACCGCAACGTCCTGTGTCTCGGCCACATCCTCGATGAGGAAGGCCGCAAGATGAGCAAGCACTTGGGCAACGTCCTGGATCCGATCCCGCTCATGGACGAACACGGCGCGGACGCCGTGCGCTGGTTCATGCTCGCCAGCGGCTCACCGTGGCAGGCCCGGCGCGTCGGCCACAAGGCCATAGCCGAAGTTGGGCGCAAGACCTTCGCGACGTACTGGAGCACGGTCTCATTCCAGGTTCTGTACGCACGCGCCTCAGGATGGGATCCGGCTTCGGCTGACCAGGCGCCACCTGTCAGCCAGCGCCACGTGCTCGATCGCTGGGCCTTGGCCCGGGCGCACCGCATGACTGCTGAGGTGGACGCAGCGCTCGAACGATTCGACAGCCAGTCCGCCGGGCGGGAATTGGCCTGTTTCATCGACGACCTGTCCAACTGGTACGTCCGGCGCTCCAGGCGGCGATTCTGGGTCGGCGACCCGGCGTCCTTGTCCACTCTCCACGACTGCCTGCGGCTGCTGACACTCGCGATGGCGCCACTGGCACCTTTCATCACGGAGCGCCTCTGGCAGGACTTGTTCCGGCTCCCAGGCCACCCCGAGTCAGTACACCTGGCGCTCTGGCCGGAAGTCGACAGATCCGCACTGGATGACGAACTGATAGCTCACATGCGACTCGTGCGCAGGCTCGTGGAGCTCGGACGGACCGCCAGAGGGGAATCGGGAATCGGTACTCGCCAACCTCTGCGCACGGCTTTGATTGGCGCGGCAGGATGGCATGACCTTCCCGACGAACTGCGTGCTCAAGTGGCCGAGGAACTGAACTGTGTTGGCATCGGCGCGCTGTCCGACGCTGGCCAGGATCTCGTGCGAACAACCATCAAGCCGAACTTCAGGTCCCTCGGACAACGCTTCTCCAAAGACACGCAAGCTGTGGCCAATGCCATCCGATCCAGCGACCCTGCGGCGCTCGCCAATGCGCTTCAGACAAGTGGTCAGGCCGAAGTCAGCGTCGAGTCGCTTGGCCCGGTCGCGATCACCGCTGATGACGTCATCACAACCGAAACCCCGCTCGAAGGCTGGGCCGTGGCCTCATCCGATGGGGACACCGTCGCGCTGGACTTGCGCCTGACCGGTGACCTCATCCGCGCCGGCGTGGCACGGTACTTCATCCGAATGGCCCAGGAGGCACGAAAGTCCAGCGGTCTCGATGTGAGCGATCGCATCACCTTGGTGTGGAACTCCGACGACCCAACAGTCGCGGCCTCGGTCGACGAACATCGGGAGAACATCTCGGCAGAAGTTCTCGCAACCGACCTGAAGCAGGGAACGTGTGAGGGCCCGGGATTCCCTTCAACCGAACCTGAATTCACGATCTGGGTCCAGCGGCAGTAG
- a CDS encoding DUF167 domain-containing protein produces the protein MKIATRVKPGAARARVGGESSEGELVIAVTERAVDGQASEAARKALARALGVAPSRVRLARGARSKIKLWEVDCEPGEIVARVRALRRQDLTGKPGGVAGGGESCAPA, from the coding sequence ATGAAGATCGCGACTCGCGTGAAGCCGGGAGCGGCACGTGCTCGCGTTGGCGGGGAGAGCTCGGAGGGCGAGCTTGTGATCGCGGTCACTGAGCGTGCCGTCGACGGTCAGGCGAGCGAGGCCGCGCGGAAAGCGCTGGCGCGAGCGCTCGGGGTCGCGCCCAGTCGCGTGCGATTGGCTCGCGGAGCACGGTCGAAGATCAAGCTTTGGGAGGTCGACTGTGAGCCAGGCGAGATTGTGGCCAGGGTGCGTGCTCTGCGCAGACAGGACCTGACCGGCAAGCCGGGCGGCGTCGCCGGGGGCGGGGAATCGTGCGCGCCCGCTTGA
- a CDS encoding TraR/DksA C4-type zinc finger protein, translating to MANGTVGRLRRAVSGAASRVASRGRGATETTSAAPVKKAPATKRRPAKKPAPAKKAAPVKKPAPVKKAAPAKKAAPAPAKKAAPAKKAAPVKKAPPAPAKKAAQVKKAPAGKGLLPTRPGEKPWTKAEIEAMRQELADDLIGLDEEIEALDADLAELISEGLDRAGDDPGDAGSKSYGRESEMAIADNVREMRDQVRMAIERLNFGGFGICVSCGEPIGKLRLRAFPRATMCMDCKRQQERR from the coding sequence ATGGCCAACGGGACCGTCGGTCGTCTGCGCCGAGCGGTGTCTGGTGCCGCCAGCCGGGTCGCGTCACGTGGTCGGGGCGCCACCGAAACGACGTCCGCCGCGCCGGTAAAGAAAGCACCGGCCACGAAGCGCAGGCCAGCGAAGAAACCCGCACCAGCCAAGAAGGCCGCACCGGTGAAGAAGCCCGCGCCCGTGAAGAAGGCCGCGCCCGCCAAGAAGGCCGCGCCCGCGCCCGCCAAGAAGGCCGCGCCCGCCAAGAAGGCCGCGCCGGTGAAGAAAGCCCCACCCGCACCCGCCAAGAAAGCCGCACAGGTAAAGAAAGCCCCAGCCGGAAAAGGTCTCCTGCCGACTCGTCCGGGCGAGAAGCCATGGACCAAGGCGGAGATCGAGGCCATGAGGCAGGAACTGGCCGATGACCTGATCGGGCTGGACGAGGAAATCGAGGCGCTTGACGCCGACCTAGCCGAGTTGATCTCGGAGGGATTGGACCGGGCCGGAGACGACCCCGGGGACGCTGGAAGCAAGTCGTACGGGCGCGAGAGCGAGATGGCAATTGCCGACAACGTCCGGGAGATGCGCGATCAGGTGCGCATGGCTATCGAGCGCCTAAACTTCGGCGGTTTCGGGATCTGCGTGTCGTGCGGTGAGCCGATCGGCAAGCTGAGGCTGCGCGCGTTCCCGCGGGCAACGATGTGTATGGATTGCAAGCGCCAGCAGGAACGGCGCTGA
- the lspA gene encoding signal peptidase II translates to MITPATKVTRRGLAWVLAVAVVVVGVDQFTKWLAIKHLEGHQPVEVLGDFLRLSFARNSGAAFSIGTGQTWIFTVIAVCVAIGILFAATRVTSVLWLVDLGLLLGGAAGNLVDRATQPPGFGIGHVVDFIQLPNWPVFNVADMSVVIAACGLVALTVFGVPAAPASSDPEPAQDGLGGVLTAPDGEAG, encoded by the coding sequence ATGATCACCCCGGCCACCAAAGTAACCCGGCGCGGTCTCGCCTGGGTCCTGGCCGTAGCGGTAGTCGTCGTGGGTGTAGATCAGTTCACCAAGTGGCTCGCCATCAAGCACCTGGAAGGCCATCAGCCAGTGGAAGTCCTGGGCGACTTCCTGCGGCTGTCATTCGCGCGCAACTCTGGGGCGGCCTTCAGCATAGGGACGGGGCAGACCTGGATCTTCACAGTCATCGCTGTTTGCGTCGCGATCGGGATCCTATTCGCGGCCACGCGTGTCACTTCAGTGTTGTGGCTAGTCGACCTGGGGTTGCTGCTTGGGGGAGCGGCCGGGAACCTGGTGGACCGCGCGACCCAACCCCCTGGGTTCGGCATTGGTCACGTCGTCGACTTCATCCAGCTTCCGAACTGGCCCGTCTTTAACGTTGCCGACATGTCCGTCGTCATAGCTGCGTGCGGATTGGTGGCTCTGACGGTATTCGGGGTGCCCGCAGCTCCGGCGAGCTCAGACCCAGAGCCTGCCCAGGACGGACTGGGCGGCGTCTTGACCGCGCCGGACGGAGAAGCAGGGTGA
- a CDS encoding RluA family pseudouridine synthase produces the protein MTERRFSVPEGLEGERIDAGLARLLGLSRSKAVDLIGRGLVRLDGAACGKSDRMKAGDWLEVQIPDEPAPTKQAQPVPGLRVLYEDRDLIVVDKPIGVAAHASPGWEGPTVVGGLAAAGYQLSTLGAEERRGVVHRLDVGTSGVMVVARSENGYRDLKRQFRDRTVVKIYHALVQGHPDPSSGTIDAPIGRHPRHDYRFAVVAGGKPSVTHYDTVEAFRFASLLRVRLETGRTHQIRVHMSAIHHPCVGDLTYGADPELAARLGLTRQWLHAAELTLRQPSSGEELTFRSDYPDDLAEALRRLSD, from the coding sequence GTGACCGAGCGCCGGTTTTCGGTGCCGGAAGGGCTAGAGGGCGAACGCATCGACGCGGGGTTGGCCCGCCTTCTGGGGCTGTCCAGATCGAAAGCCGTGGATCTGATCGGCCGCGGGCTGGTACGTCTGGACGGCGCGGCTTGCGGGAAGTCTGACCGGATGAAGGCAGGGGACTGGCTGGAGGTGCAGATCCCGGATGAGCCAGCGCCGACCAAGCAGGCCCAGCCCGTACCGGGACTACGAGTTCTCTACGAAGACCGTGACCTGATAGTCGTGGACAAGCCGATCGGAGTGGCGGCGCACGCCAGTCCCGGCTGGGAAGGGCCAACCGTTGTCGGCGGACTGGCTGCCGCTGGGTACCAGCTGTCTACGTTGGGCGCGGAGGAGCGGCGGGGCGTCGTTCACCGTTTGGACGTTGGAACCAGCGGGGTGATGGTTGTCGCTCGCAGCGAGAACGGGTACAGGGACCTTAAACGCCAGTTCCGGGACAGAACCGTGGTCAAGATCTACCACGCCCTTGTCCAAGGGCACCCGGACCCTTCGTCAGGCACGATCGACGCCCCGATCGGGCGGCACCCACGTCATGACTACAGGTTCGCCGTCGTCGCTGGCGGCAAGCCGAGCGTGACTCACTACGACACTGTGGAGGCGTTCCGATTCGCCAGTCTGCTCAGGGTTCGGCTGGAGACGGGCCGGACTCACCAGATCAGGGTGCACATGTCAGCGATTCATCACCCGTGCGTAGGTGACCTCACCTACGGAGCTGACCCGGAACTGGCCGCGCGTCTCGGGCTGACTCGGCAGTGGCTGCATGCGGCAGAGCTGACCCTGCGACAGCCATCGAGCGGCGAGGAGCTCACCTTCCGGTCCGACTATCCCGATGATCTGGCCGAAGCGCTCCGTCGTCTCTCGGACTGA